The region TATCTCCGATCACATATTCGGGTCCGTCATGCAGCAGTGTGGCCAGTTGCCATTTTATCGGCCAGTCCGGTTTCAGATCGCAGGCAATTGCATCCACCAGCACGGAATGCTGGGCGACAGAAAAGGCGCTGTCTCCGTGTGTCTGTCCGTTCCAGCGGGCCACGCGCGCCAGGCCATGGGCAATGTCCTCTATCTCCACATCAAGCGGAGACGGGTCGAGAAGGTCCAGTCGTCTCCCCGATAACATGCGCTGCCAGGCGCGGCGGTCTTTTGATGCTGTGGCCATTGATTCCCCGTATGAGTAAGCAGAAAAGACCGTGCTTTTCTTTCCTGGGAGGGTCAAGAGGCAAAGACCGGTGGTCAAGATCGGAGGAATGCGGCATGGTGGTAAAAAAGGGAGTGAAATATGATCAGAACGGGTTTCAGAACGCTCATCAGCGCGCTTGCTTTCCTGGGCCTTGCAGAGGCGGCTTCTGCAGAAGGCATCAAGATGAATGTGCAATTGTTCGGCACAAAGGACCTTGAGGGGTTCGATGGCTGCCGGTTCGCGCTCTGGCAGCGGGGACGTAACCCGGAGAAGAATAAATATGCCTATGTGTTCTTCATGCCGTTCGGCGGGGATGGTGCTCCGCTTCCAGCCTGGGTGAAAACCAGTGGCAAGTTCTATGAACTGGAACGCCGTGCCGAGGATTTCGAACAGGTTGGCAATGTGGCCCGTAACAGCTTCTACAAGGATGCGAACGGTTCAACCGCGGCCCATGTGGAGGTTTTCGAAGCGGAAGATACGGGCCGTGTGACGCGGATTACCAAAGCAGATGTCACGATTTACCGCTCAAAGAAACAGCCGTTCCGGGTCAATGCGGAAGGCATTATGGGATGTCCGGGCAGCCAGGATACTGGAGCGGATGCCAAAAGTGCATCAGGTGTATCCAGTACTCCGGCGGGGTACTCAGTGGCTGACGCTATTTCTCTCGGCGCAGAGCAGACATTCGATGATCTGCGTTATATTCCCAGGCCTGTAAGGCAGGGCGTGCGCAACGAACTCTATAATCTTTGCGATCTGGATGCGACGCCTCCCTTTGGCAGCAGCTACGAGATTTCAAGCGCTCTCACCCTGTGGCAGGTGCCCTGTTTCTCCGGTGCTTATCAAGGGGCATCGGTGTTTGCTGTCGTAACCAACAGCAATCCCAAGCATTTTGTCTTCCTGCCCCTGCAACAGCCGCCAGCGCTTCATGGCTCTGACAAATATGATGCCATGCTGGCGCAGATGGACACGAAAACCGGTATTCTGACCACAACCGAATTGAGCCGCGGTGTTGGCGATTGCGGCGTCTTCGCCCGCTATCAGCTTGTGGCGACAGAGGGCGAGGCGCTGGAATTCCGCATTCTGGAATATCGGGAAAAGCTGGACTGCGATGGGCGTGAAGAGGCGCCTGAAACCTGGCCGTTGGCCTGGTCTGCCCAGTAGAGCAAGGTTGCGTTGAACGGGTTTGATGGGGCTCAGCCCCATCACTCTATTCCGGATAGAATGTTGCCCTGCCACGTTTGACATAATCCATCAGGAGAGGGTCATCGGCGACAAGCCTGCTGAGTGCGGTGCGCTCCGGGAAACCGGCCATTGTGCTCAGCATGGTCACCACGGTTATATCAGCTGCTGATGGCGTCTCGCCGAACAGGAACGGCTTGTCAGCAAGGAGATCGCGGATGGCATCGATGTCATGCCGGGCGCGGTCAAGCCGTTCTTCTTCCGAGTGGCGACCCATGCCCTGGGCTCTGGCCTGCTTGAACACATCCTTACGGATGAGGCCCGGCAGAAACAGACTGAGCGGGAAGGGCAGATGCGCAAAGAAGGTGGCCTTGATGTGTTCCCAGCTCGCATCTCCCATCCAGCGGTCACTGAGAACGGCGAAATAGAGATGCTCTTCCACCATGCGGATGACAGCACGGCCCGTGGCCCGTTGTGAAGGTGTCAGCCCGGCATCAAAATCAATGCCGGTACGCTGTTCCAGATAGTCGCGGATCTGATCACTGTCCGGGATCAGTGTGCCGTTATCATCCAGAACGGGAAGCTTGGCCTTTGGCATCTTTCGAGGGTCATCCAGGTAGGAAACCTCCCAGTCGACCCCTGCCAGTTTGAGCATGCAGGCCGCCTTGACGCAAAAGGGGCTGCCGGACATCTCACCAAAGGCGGGACGAAATACAATAAGTTTCATCATGATCGTTTCCTCAATCCTCTTCTGCGTTCTGGATAGCTGGTTTATGCTGACACTTTCTGTCAGTAGAGAATTACATATTCAAAACTATGTCACGAACCACACGCCTGCTCCAGCTCATGCATTTGCTCCGGATGCTCCCCAGCCCGGTTCGTGGCCAGGATCTGGCCTCGGAACTGGGCATATCGCTCCGATCAGTTTATCGCGACATTGAAACCCTGCGGCAGTCCGGCGCTGTCATCGACGGGGAGGCGGGATATGGTTATGTGCTGATCGAGGACCCGGCTCTGCCGCCCCTGATGTTCAGTCGTGAGGAAACCGAAGCCCTGGTGCTTGGTCTCCGGGAAGTGGGGGAGGTGGGCGACGAAAGCCTTGCAGCTGCTGCCGGCAGTGCCCTTGCCAAGCTGAAGGCCAGCCTGCCGGATCATGTGAGGCATCGACTGGAACACTCGGTGCTTCACGCCAAACGCTTTGCGCCGCGCCCGGAGGTGCGGATCGATATAGCCGCGCTCCGGGCTGCTATGTGGGATGAGATGATTGTCGAGATTGGCTACTCAGATGGGCATGGGCGTGAGACCAGACGGATGATCAAGCCATTGTCCATTGTCTATCTGGATCGCGCCCAGATGCTCCTGGCCTGGTGTCTCCTGCGTTCAGCTTTTCGTGCCTTCCGGGTTGATCGCATACAGCAACTGTCTGTTACAAAAGACAGTTTCCGCCCCGCCCGGGTGGCGCTGCTGAAAGAATGCCTGATCGCAGTTCGCGGAGATTGATATTAAATCTATTATGACAGTTATTTTTGTTATTAAAGGTTCTGTGAAAGATCTGTATCCACCCAACCTGCCAAATTGGCACCATTGAATGGGCCCAACTGGGGCCTTCCTTTCCCGAAATCTCTATGGACTGATAGATGCCAAGGATTGGATGCCAGCCGTACGTTTCGACGGCTGCGCAGACGGGTTAGGAAATCACAATGGAACGTTCTGACGGATACAATGATTTTTCCGAAGTCATCGAGAATGACCGGGCACATGTCTGGCACCATCTGAGCCAGCACAAGAAGTATGAGACCGTTGATCCTCTGATGATCATTGAAGGCAAGGGCATGCGTGTCTGGGACGCAACAGGCAAAGAGCACCTTGATGCGGTCTCCGGCGGTGTCTGGACGGTCAATGTGGGCTATGGCCGCGAAAGCATTGCAGATGCGGTGCGTGACCAGCTGGTCAAGCTGAACTATTTCGCCAATTCCGCAGGCAATGTCCCTGGTGCCAATTTTGCCAAGGCTCTGATTGACAAGATGCCGGGGATGAGCCGGGTCTATTTTTCCAACTCCGGCTCAGAAGCCAACGAGAAAGCTTACAAGATTGTCCGTCAGATTGCTCACAACAAATATGGCGGCAGGAAGCATAAGATCCTCTATCGGGAACGTGATTATCACGGCACGACCATTGCCTGTCTCAGTTCAACCGGACAGCCTCAGCGTAAAGGGCAATATGGCCCGTTCACGCCGGGCTTCGTCGAGGTGCCCCATTGCTGCGAATATCGCTCCCAGTATGGTGATGTGGCTGACTATGGTGTTCGGGCTGCAA is a window of Coralliovum pocilloporae DNA encoding:
- a CDS encoding DUF1176 domain-containing protein yields the protein MIRTGFRTLISALAFLGLAEAASAEGIKMNVQLFGTKDLEGFDGCRFALWQRGRNPEKNKYAYVFFMPFGGDGAPLPAWVKTSGKFYELERRAEDFEQVGNVARNSFYKDANGSTAAHVEVFEAEDTGRVTRITKADVTIYRSKKQPFRVNAEGIMGCPGSQDTGADAKSASGVSSTPAGYSVADAISLGAEQTFDDLRYIPRPVRQGVRNELYNLCDLDATPPFGSSYEISSALTLWQVPCFSGAYQGASVFAVVTNSNPKHFVFLPLQQPPALHGSDKYDAMLAQMDTKTGILTTTELSRGVGDCGVFARYQLVATEGEALEFRILEYREKLDCDGREEAPETWPLAWSAQ
- a CDS encoding glutathione S-transferase family protein → MMKLIVFRPAFGEMSGSPFCVKAACMLKLAGVDWEVSYLDDPRKMPKAKLPVLDDNGTLIPDSDQIRDYLEQRTGIDFDAGLTPSQRATGRAVIRMVEEHLYFAVLSDRWMGDASWEHIKATFFAHLPFPLSLFLPGLIRKDVFKQARAQGMGRHSEEERLDRARHDIDAIRDLLADKPFLFGETPSAADITVVTMLSTMAGFPERTALSRLVADDPLLMDYVKRGRATFYPE
- a CDS encoding helix-turn-helix transcriptional regulator; the encoded protein is MSRTTRLLQLMHLLRMLPSPVRGQDLASELGISLRSVYRDIETLRQSGAVIDGEAGYGYVLIEDPALPPLMFSREETEALVLGLREVGEVGDESLAAAAGSALAKLKASLPDHVRHRLEHSVLHAKRFAPRPEVRIDIAALRAAMWDEMIVEIGYSDGHGRETRRMIKPLSIVYLDRAQMLLAWCLLRSAFRAFRVDRIQQLSVTKDSFRPARVALLKECLIAVRGD